The Bacteroidia bacterium DNA segment TTGTGAAGGTTTGTGGTGCATGCGTTCTTCCAAACCTAAAAAAGTTAAAAATTCGGTAGCTTTTTTTTCGGCTTCTTGTTTTGATTTTTTGGCGATAAACGCAGGAATACACACATTTTCGAGTGCTGTAAATTCGGGTAATAAATGGTGAAACTGAAAAACAAAACCAATATTTTTATTTCTGAAATCGGATAAATGTTTGTCTTTCATTTGCGAAAGCACTAAATCATCTACACTCACTTCGCCTTGATCGGCTTTATCCAAAGCTCCAATAATATGCAACAGCGTGCTTTTTCCGGCACCCGATGCGCCTACAATAGAAACCACTTCGCCTTTTTTAATTTCCACATCAACACCTTTCAGCACTTCTAAAGTGCCGTAAGATTTGTGAATGTTTGTTGCTTTAATCATAAAAATTATTTTTCAAAAACAATAAAAAAAGCAGACCTATAAGCCGGGTTCTGTCGAGTTCTATCATTTATCTGGAGTTGAATTCGCACTCAACTTCAATCAACCTACCCTCCGGAATCGAGCGAGCAGCTCTAAAGCTCCGGTATATTTGGTTTTTCAACCCATAAGGTTTACCCAAAACAACTGTTACCAATTGTTTTCGTGAGCTCTTACCTCACGTTTTCACCCTTATCCGCAAGCGGACGGTAATTTTCTGTGGCACTTGCTGTCTTCGTTGCCGAAGCCTTCCTGTTAGGAAGTATGG contains these protein-coding regions:
- a CDS encoding ABC transporter ATP-binding protein; translated protein: MIKATNIHKSYGTLEVLKGVDVEIKKGEVVSIVGASGAGKSTLLHIIGALDKADQGEVSVDDLVLSQMKDKHLSDFRNKNIGFVFQFHHLLPEFTALENVCIPAFIAKKSKQEAEKKATEFLTFLGLEERMHHKPSQLSGGEQQRVAVARALINSPLMVLADEPSGNLDSASAKELHALFFTLRDKFNQTFVIVTHN